From Amycolatopsis sp. WQ 127309:
CCGCCGACTCCAACAGCGCCGAGTAGATGCGCGTGTTGATGTACTTCGGCAGCAGCGAGTCCAGCAGTTTGTCGGCACTCGGCTCGAACTCGTAGCTGGGCAGCAGGTCGCCGGGCTGCGGCTTCTGCTCTTCGTCGCCGTCGGTGTACTCGACCTCGAGCGGCGCGACGCGCTTGGCGATCGGCCGCTGGGTCAGCATCGACACGAACTCGGTGTAGACGATGTGGATCTCGTCGACACCCTCGATGCCGTCGGCGTTGCCGTGCCCGTCGTCGACGCCGGCCATGAACGACTCGACCAGGGTCTCGGCCGCTTCGACCGCCGCGGCGTAGTTCGGCTGGTCGGAGAAGCCCGTCCAGCCGTCCACCACCTCGCGGCCGCGGAACCGGTAGTAGTTCAGGCCCTTGTTGCCGGTGACGTAGACCCGAGCTTCCTTGCCCTCGTCGCGAAGCAGGGAAAGCAGCTCGCCGGTCGCGCGCAGCACGTTGGAGTTGTAACCACCGCACTGGCCCTTGTCACTGGTCACGACCAGGACAGCGGCCCGCTTCGGGTTCGGGCGCTCGACCAGCAGCGGGTGGTCGAGGTTGGCCGCCGCACCGGCCAGCGCCGAGAGCACCTTGGTGATCTCGTCGGCGTACGGCCGGGAAGCGGCGACCTTCGCCCGCGCCTTGGTGATGCGCGCGGTGGCGATGAGCTCCATCGCCTTGGTGATCTTGCCGATCGACTTGGTCGCCTTGATGCGCGACCGGAGTTCCCGGAGTTGTGCGGCCATGAGCTATCAGCTCACTTCTTCGGGGCGGGCTTGTTGACCTTGACGGTCTCCTGCCCGACCTTGTCGGCGTCCATCGCGTCGGCGTCCACCCCGACCAGGGCGTTGCCGTCGGCGGTGGTGAACTCCTTCTTGAACTCGTTCACCGCGGCGACCAGCTTCTCGGCGGTCGCGTCCTCGAACTTCCCGGAGTCGCGGATCGCGCCCAGGACGTCGTCGTGCTTGCGGCGGGCCGAGTCGAGGAACTCGTGGTTGAAGCGGCGCACGTCCTCGGTCGGGACCGAGTCGTAGTGGCCGTTCGTGCCCAGCCACACCGTGCAGACCTGCTCCTCGACCGGGATCGGCGAGTACTGCGACTGCTTGAGCACCTCGTACAGCCGGGCACCGCGCTCGAGCTGCGCCTTCGAGGCGTCGTCAAGGTCCGAGGCGAAGGCGGCGAACGCCTCCAGCTCGCGGTACTGCGACAGGTCGATGCGGAGCGAGCCGGAAACCGACTTCATCGCCTTGACCTGCGCGGCACCACCCACGCGGGACACCGAGATGCCCACGTCGATGGCCGGGCGCTGACCGGCGTTGAACAGGTCCGACTGGAAGAAGCACTGGCCGTCGGTGATCGAGATGACGTTCGTCGGGATGTAGGCCGACACGTCGTTGGCCTTCGTCTCGATGATCGGCAGCCCGGTCAGCGAGCCGGCGCCCAGCTCGTCCGAGAGCTTCGCGCACCGCTCGAGGAGACGGGAGTGCAAGTAGAAGACGTCGCCGGGGAAGGCCTCGCGGCCCGGCGGGCGGCGCAGCAGCAGCGAGATCGCGCGGTACGCGTCGGCCTGCTTGGTCAGGTCGTCG
This genomic window contains:
- a CDS encoding F0F1 ATP synthase subunit gamma, translated to MAAQLRELRSRIKATKSIGKITKAMELIATARITKARAKVAASRPYADEITKVLSALAGAAANLDHPLLVERPNPKRAAVLVVTSDKGQCGGYNSNVLRATGELLSLLRDEGKEARVYVTGNKGLNYYRFRGREVVDGWTGFSDQPNYAAAVEAAETLVESFMAGVDDGHGNADGIEGVDEIHIVYTEFVSMLTQRPIAKRVAPLEVEYTDGDEEQKPQPGDLLPSYEFEPSADKLLDSLLPKYINTRIYSALLESAASELAARRTAMKAASDNANDLVGNLTREMNQARQAQITQEISEIVGGANALTAAGSDD
- the atpA gene encoding F0F1 ATP synthase subunit alpha: MAELTISSDEIRSAIENYVSSYAPDVSREEVGVVIDAGDGIAHVEGLPSAMANELLEFPGGVLGVALNLDARSIGAAILGDFESIEEGQQVKRTGQVLSVPVGDGYLGRVVNPLGAPIDGLGDIETTDRRPLEVKAASVVERQPVSEPLQTGITAIDAMTPIGRGQRQLIIGDRKTGKTAVAVDTIINQKSNWETGDEKKQVRCIYVAIGQKGSTIAAVKKSLEDAGAMEYTTIVAAPASDSAGFKWIAPYTGSAIGQHWMFEGKHVLIVFDDLTKQADAYRAISLLLRRPPGREAFPGDVFYLHSRLLERCAKLSDELGAGSLTGLPIIETKANDVSAYIPTNVISITDGQCFFQSDLFNAGQRPAIDVGISVSRVGGAAQVKAMKSVSGSLRIDLSQYRELEAFAAFASDLDDASKAQLERGARLYEVLKQSQYSPIPVEEQVCTVWLGTNGHYDSVPTEDVRRFNHEFLDSARRKHDDVLGAIRDSGKFEDATAEKLVAAVNEFKKEFTTADGNALVGVDADAMDADKVGQETVKVNKPAPKK